GCGGCCTGGCGCCGGCGCTGACGCTGCTGCTGGACAAGGCCGTGCGCGACGCCCGGCTCTGGATGCAAGACATCCTGGCCGGCGGCGACGCCGGCAAGTCCGACAAGGACCGCCGCACCCTGGCCAACGACATCACCCAGCTGCGCCTGCTGTCGACCCACGTGCCGTTCGACACCAGCAACCTGCGCTGGACCGCCGGCGCGGTGCGCGCCATGCAGGACCGCGTCGCGGCGCTGACGCCCATTGTCTCGGCCGTCGAGGACCGCATGCGCGCCCTGCAGGCCGACGGCCAGCCGCTGCCCGAGAACGTCACGCGCCTGCTGGCCAGCATTTCCAAATGGATCGACGCCGGTCCGCGCGCCACCCATGCCACCGCGCTGCGGCTGCGCGCGGCCGCCGTCCGGCTGACGCCGGCCATCGACAGCCGCTCCAGCTGGCGCGACGCGCTGCTGGCCAGCCTGATGACCCGGCTGCGCGAGCTGATCGACGGCTATGACGAATGCCTGACGCTGCGGCGCGAGATCCGCGCCGGGCTGAACGGCGCCGCGCGACGCGCGCCGCGCCACCTGGACGCGCAGCGCCGCCCGCTGCACCGCGACCACGGCATGGCGCTGCTGTCGGCCGCCGCCGCCGGCCTGGCCATCGCCGCCTGCTGCGCGTTCTGGATCGGCACGGCCTGGAGCAACGGCGCCACCGCCGCGCTCATGGCCGCCATCTTCAGCTGCTTCTTCGCCTCGCAGGACAATCCCGTGCCGGGCATCATGCAGTTCCTGACCTACACGGTGTATTCGATCCCGCTGTCGGCGCTGTACCTGCTGGGCATCATGCCCGCGATCCATTCCTTCGAGATGCTGGCGCTCTCGATGCTGCCCACCGCCTTCGTGATCGGCGTGTTCATCGCCCGCCCGGCCTCCGCCGGCAAGGCCATGGCGGTGCTGTTCGGCTTCGTCGGCACCATGGCGCTGCACGACACCAACACCGCCGACCTGGTCTCGTTCATCGACACGCAGGTCGCGCAGATCATGGGCGTGGGCCTGGCGGCGGTGATCGCCGCCATCTTCCGCACTGTCAGCGCCGACTGGAGCGCGCGCCGCATCCAGGCCGCCAACTGGCGCGACCTGGCGGCGCTGGCGGCCTCGCCGCGCACCCAGGCCCGCCACGGCTACGCGGCGCGCATGCTGGACCGCATCGGCCTGCTGCAACCGCGCCTGGCGCTGGCCAAGCGCCCCGACGACGTGATGGCCGCCGACGCGCTCAAGGACCTGCGCGTGGGCCGCGACATCACCGAACTGCAGCGCGCGCGCCGCCACCTGCCCATGGCCGAACCGGTGCTGCGCCCCGTGCTCGACGGACTGGCGCGCTACTTCCGCGATCGCTCGTCCTGGCGCGGCGGCCAGAAGACGCCGGAATTCCTGGCGCAGATCGACCGCGCGCTGGCCGGCGTGGCGGGCGCGCCCGCCGGCCCGGCCGCGCGCGACCGCGCGGTGGTGGCGCTGGTGGGCATCCGCCGCGCCTTCTTCCCCGACGCGCCCGAGTACCAACCCGCCCATCCCCACCTGGAGGGCCACGC
The Achromobacter sp. AONIH1 DNA segment above includes these coding regions:
- a CDS encoding FUSC family protein, with protein sequence MKLPALPNVREAVFSLKSYAGAMLALYLSYSMGLPRPFWAMTTAYIVSQPWSGAVRSKALYRLVGTFVGSAMTVYMVPRLSNSPVVMTAAMALWVGACLYMSVLDRTPRSYLFMLAGYTAAMIGFPSVSEPTLVFDTALARVEEIALGIVCATLVHSVVLPRGLAPALTLLLDKAVRDARLWMQDILAGGDAGKSDKDRRTLANDITQLRLLSTHVPFDTSNLRWTAGAVRAMQDRVAALTPIVSAVEDRMRALQADGQPLPENVTRLLASISKWIDAGPRATHATALRLRAAAVRLTPAIDSRSSWRDALLASLMTRLRELIDGYDECLTLRREIRAGLNGAARRAPRHLDAQRRPLHRDHGMALLSAAAAGLAIAACCAFWIGTAWSNGATAALMAAIFSCFFASQDNPVPGIMQFLTYTVYSIPLSALYLLGIMPAIHSFEMLALSMLPTAFVIGVFIARPASAGKAMAVLFGFVGTMALHDTNTADLVSFIDTQVAQIMGVGLAAVIAAIFRTVSADWSARRIQAANWRDLAALAASPRTQARHGYAARMLDRIGLLQPRLALAKRPDDVMAADALKDLRVGRDITELQRARRHLPMAEPVLRPVLDGLARYFRDRSSWRGGQKTPEFLAQIDRALAGVAGAPAGPAARDRAVVALVGIRRAFFPDAPEYQPAHPHLEGHAS